In one Lysobacter alkalisoli genomic region, the following are encoded:
- a CDS encoding type II toxin-antitoxin system death-on-curing family toxin encodes MIIWITEALARAIHERQLAEHGGGSGVRDEGLLKSALARPLQAHSYGDPPPDLADLAAALAHGLARNHPFVDGNKRTAHVCYRVFLALNGAELDASDEDKYLKMLALAEGSLDEAGFADWLRGHVRTATPRVQEPAADYPAK; translated from the coding sequence ATGATCATCTGGATCACCGAGGCTCTGGCGCGGGCCATCCACGAGCGCCAGTTGGCGGAGCATGGCGGCGGATCGGGTGTGCGCGACGAGGGCCTGCTGAAGTCCGCCCTCGCCCGCCCGTTGCAGGCGCACAGCTATGGCGACCCGCCCCCCGATCTGGCCGACCTGGCCGCGGCGTTGGCCCACGGCCTGGCCCGCAACCATCCGTTCGTCGATGGCAACAAGCGCACCGCCCATGTCTGTTACCGGGTGTTCCTCGCGCTCAACGGCGCCGAGTTGGACGCAAGCGACGAGGACAAGTACCTGAAGATGCTCGCACTCGCCGAAGGCTCCCTCGACGAGGCCGGCTTCGCCGATTGGCTGCGCGGCCACGTGCGCACCGCTACGCCGCGGGTGCAGGAGCCCGCGGCGGACTACCCGGCGAAATAA
- a CDS encoding phosphatase PAP2 family protein has product MPHERSTRPSAAGLILTGLLLPLAVFAMLAALIGMQGTPAFDEPLLLALQGLHTPALDRVFLAISQAGYLYFVVPFNIALTLWLGWRRRLREALFVAIASGGSALLNLTAKPLFARERPALWESIAPEHNFSFPSGHAMGSMTLAWVLVLLAWPTRWRWPVLAAAAAFAILVGLSRPYLGVHYPSDILAGWAAASVWAVAVYLVVLRRPGPGLS; this is encoded by the coding sequence ATGCCCCACGAACGTTCCACCCGCCCATCCGCAGCGGGACTGATCCTCACCGGCCTGCTGCTGCCGCTGGCGGTCTTCGCCATGCTGGCCGCTTTGATAGGCATGCAGGGCACGCCGGCCTTCGACGAACCCCTGCTGCTCGCCCTGCAAGGCCTGCACACGCCTGCGCTCGACCGCGTCTTCCTCGCCATCAGTCAGGCCGGGTACCTCTATTTCGTGGTGCCGTTCAACATCGCGCTGACCCTGTGGCTGGGCTGGCGCCGCCGGTTGCGCGAGGCGTTGTTCGTTGCCATCGCATCAGGCGGTTCGGCGCTGCTCAACCTCACCGCCAAGCCGCTGTTCGCCCGCGAGCGCCCGGCGCTGTGGGAGTCGATCGCGCCCGAGCACAATTTCAGCTTTCCCAGCGGCCATGCGATGGGTTCGATGACCCTGGCCTGGGTATTGGTGTTGCTGGCCTGGCCCACCCGCTGGCGCTGGCCGGTGCTGGCCGCAGCGGCGGCCTTCGCCATCCTCGTCGGCCTGTCGCGCCCCTACCTGGGCGTGCATTACCCCTCCGACATCCTCGCCGGCTGGGCCGCTGCAAGTGTGTGGGCGGTGGCGGTGTACCTCGTCGTGCTCCGCCGCCCGGGCCCCGGCCTTTCGTAG
- a CDS encoding AbrB/MazE/SpoVT family DNA-binding domain-containing protein, with protein MKLKITTIGNSAGVILPKELLARLRLEKGDALYALETPDGIRLTTFDPELAAQLEVAERIMREDRTVLHKLAR; from the coding sequence ATGAAGCTCAAGATCACCACCATCGGTAATTCCGCCGGCGTCATCCTGCCCAAGGAGTTGCTGGCGCGGCTGCGGCTGGAAAAAGGCGATGCGCTGTATGCGCTGGAGACGCCGGACGGGATCCGGCTGACGACGTTCGATCCGGAGTTGGCGGCCCAGTTGGAGGTCGCGGAACGGATCATGCGCGAAGACCGCACTGTGCTCCACAAGCTCGCCCGGTAA
- the ispG gene encoding flavodoxin-dependent (E)-4-hydroxy-3-methylbut-2-enyl-diphosphate synthase, with translation MNSPPPCATPAFGAAPRRDTRGVTVGKVQVGGGAPVVVQSMTNTDTADVASTVKQVAELWRAGSELVRVTVNTAEAAAAVPRIVDKLAMMGVEVPIIGDFHYNGHQLLTAEPACAEALAKYRINPGNVGFGKKKDSQFATLIELAIKHGKPVRIGANWGSLDQALATRLMDENHLLPQPKEASEVLREALIRSALDSAARAEEIGLPADRIILSAKVSGVQELIAVYRELARRGDHALHLGLTEAGIGSKGIVASSAALAVLMQEGIGDTIRISLTPEPGQARSNEVVVAQELLQTLGLRAFTPMVTACPGCGRTTSTFFQELAQKVQAHVRAKMPEWKVTHPGAENLTLAVMGCVVNGPGESRHANIGISLPGTGEAPSAPVFEDGEKTVTLRGENIAHEFVELIDHYVERKFGA, from the coding sequence ATGAACAGCCCCCCGCCTTGCGCCACTCCTGCTTTCGGCGCCGCGCCGCGCCGCGACACCCGCGGCGTGACCGTCGGCAAGGTGCAGGTCGGCGGCGGTGCGCCGGTGGTGGTGCAGTCGATGACCAACACCGACACCGCCGACGTCGCCTCCACCGTCAAGCAGGTGGCCGAACTGTGGCGCGCCGGTTCCGAGCTGGTGCGGGTGACCGTCAACACCGCCGAGGCCGCCGCCGCAGTGCCGCGCATCGTCGACAAGCTGGCGATGATGGGCGTGGAGGTGCCGATCATCGGCGACTTCCACTACAACGGTCACCAGCTGCTCACCGCCGAGCCGGCCTGCGCCGAGGCGCTGGCCAAGTACCGCATCAACCCCGGCAACGTCGGTTTCGGCAAGAAGAAGGACAGCCAGTTCGCCACCCTGATCGAACTGGCGATCAAGCACGGCAAGCCGGTGCGCATCGGCGCCAACTGGGGCTCGCTCGACCAGGCGCTGGCGACACGCTTGATGGACGAGAACCACCTGCTGCCGCAGCCGAAGGAGGCCAGCGAGGTGTTGCGCGAGGCGCTGATCCGCTCGGCACTGGACTCGGCCGCGCGCGCCGAGGAGATCGGTCTGCCGGCCGACCGCATCATCCTCAGCGCCAAGGTCAGCGGCGTGCAGGAACTGATCGCCGTCTACCGCGAGCTCGCCCGCCGCGGTGACCACGCGTTGCACCTGGGACTGACCGAGGCCGGCATCGGTAGCAAGGGCATCGTCGCGTCGAGCGCCGCGCTCGCCGTGCTGATGCAGGAAGGCATCGGCGACACCATCCGCATCTCGCTCACCCCCGAGCCCGGACAGGCACGCAGCAACGAGGTCGTGGTCGCGCAGGAGCTGCTGCAGACCCTGGGCCTGCGCGCGTTCACCCCGATGGTCACCGCCTGCCCGGGCTGTGGCCGCACCACCAGCACCTTCTTCCAGGAGCTCGCACAGAAGGTGCAGGCGCACGTGCGCGCGAAGATGCCCGAATGGAAGGTCACCCATCCCGGCGCCGAGAACCTGACCCTCGCGGTGATGGGCTGCGTGGTCAACGGCCCCGGCGAATCGCGCCACGCCAACATCGGCATCTCGCTGCCGGGCACCGGTGAGGCGCCGTCGGCGCCGGTGTTCGAGGACGGCGAAAAGACCGTGACCCTGCGCGGCGAGAACATCGCCCACGAGTTCGTCGAGCTGATCGACCACTACGTCGAACGCAAGTTCGGTGCCTGA